TGGCGTTCCTCCTGGACCAGAAGCTGCTCATCGAGGCCGACAAGAAGCTGACGCTGGGCCCCGCCGCCACCGAGCAGCAGGCCCGCACACAGCTCGTGGACGACATCCGTGGGTACCTGAAGCGCGGCTGAGCGGCCCTCCTTGGCCCCGTCCGCGCCCGCCTCCGCACGGTTCGAGCCAGGCTGAAGGACATCAAGGTTCGAACACGAGAGGAATAGGAGAAAGCCCGTTGGAAGACGCCCCCCCCAGCGATGTTGCGCCCCCTCCACCAGGGCCGCCCTCTGGCACCCGCTTGAGCACGAGCCCCAAATGGCTCGCGGTGGTGAGCGCCGCGTTTGCACTCGGCGCATTCATCCTCGTGGGCGGCACCGTCCAGCTCGCGAACCCAGCCTTCGGCATCTGGTTCACCGAGCTGGTCGTGTTCCTGGGCCTGGGCTGGGTGATGCTGCGCAACGCGGGCTGGCGCCCTGTCCTCTACACGGGGCTGCGGCCGACCCCGCGAGCGGCCACCGTCTTCGGCTTCCTCCTGGGGGTGGCGAACTTCTTCGCGCTGGTGGTTCCCATCCAGTTCCTGGCCCAGTCGGTGGCGCCGGAGTGGCTGACGCGGATGTTCGACAGCTCGAAGCTGTTCGCGGATCAGACGCCGCTGGAGCTGGCCATCATCCTCACGGGTGTGTCGGTGGCCGCGCCCTTCTGCGAGGAGTTCTTCTTCCGCGGCATCTTCCAGCGAGGCCTCACCCCACCGGCACCCGCGCCCACCACCGCGCCCCTGATCATCTCCGCCGTGGTGTTCAGCGCCTTCCACCTGGACCCGGTGGGCTTCCTGGCTCGCACGGAGCTGGGCCTGCTCTTCGGGTGGCTCTACCTGCGGACCGGCTCGCTGTGGCCCGCCATTGGCGCCCACGCGGCCAACAACCTGGTGTCCTCGGTGCTCTTCCTGTCCGCCAAGGCACTGGGCACGGATGCCTCCGAAGCGACGTCTGAAGCGACAGACCCCCGCCTGGTGCTCGTGCTCGCCGCGGCGGGCTGGGCGGGCGTGAGCGCCCTGCTCACCTACGCGCGGCGGCAGCCTGGCGTCTGGGGTCCCGGCGCACGCGCCAGCGACGAGGAAGCCAAGGAGCCCGGCCCCACGCCTTCCCTGGTGCGACTGATGCTTCCCTGGGTGGTGGGGGCCACGGTGTCACTGGGTCTGCTGGTGGCCGTGGACTCGCGAGGGTTGGCCCTCAACTTCTACGACGCGCAGCACCCGCTGCCGACGCTGGAGTCCCCCCAGGCCCCCGCGCTGCATGCGGAGCGCAAGGCGCTGAGCGCGCTCCGCGCCTCGGCGCGGCGAGGGGAGCTGCCCATGGAGGCCTACTACGAGGAGCGGGAGCGGCAGATTCGCGCGCACCGCATCCAAACCGGGCCAGGGCTGAAGCCCTGACCCGCGCCATGCCGCTTCAGACGAAGCGGTACGTGCTGACGTGGAAGATGGGACCCACCATGGCGCTGGTGAGTGTGTCCCCGTCCACGCGGCCTTCGGCTTCGATGCGCTGACCGTCCTTCTTCAGCTTCCGGTCCCCGCCAGCGAGCTGGTACGTGGTGCCGTCGTCTCCCTCCAGCACCCAGACGCCCGTTTCGATGTCACGGAAGACGACGCGGCCCGTGAGCTTCATGCGTCCTCCTTCTGGAGCATCGCGCGGGCGATGACGAGGCAGATGACGGTGTTGAAGCCCAGCCAGGGCTTGGCGAGGAACGCGAAGGGCAGCCACGCCAACGCCGGCGCTCCGGCCCAGGCCGTGTAGGCCAGGAAGCCCGCGAAGCCGAGCGCCAGGCCCCCCATGGCCGACCGCAGCCCCCGCCACTTGATGGCGGGCAGCGACAGGAGCAGCGGGATGAGCGCGCTGTAGAACAGCGGGTTCACCGTCCGGCCCCGGCCGAAGATGATGCGCTCCCAGTCCGGCAGGGGCAGCGACGCCACCTGCACCACGTCTCCCGCGGCCCCCTCAGCGCCCCCGAACCAGCCGCGCAGGAAGAAGGCGCCCACCGTCGAGAGCAACAACGGGATGAGGAAGGCGGGCCGCACCAGCACGTTGAGGTAGCCCGGCCGCGCACGGCCTCGCAGCGTCAGCAGCACGAACGCCAGCAGCGCCAGCGCCCAGTACAGCGGCGGCCACTGCGCCAAGCCGCCGCCGCGCAGCGACGCGAGCGACGCCTCGGCGTTGAGCAGGCCGTGGCCGTACTGCTCGCTCCACGCCTGGTCCGCAGACTTCTTCGCGCCCGCGTAGAGGGCCTGCTCCACCTCGTCCGGTCCCTTGGCGCCGGCCGCGTAGAGCATCGCCGCCACCGCCGCGACGTGCGGCGTGGCCATGCTGGTGCCCTGGTAGGACGCGTAGACGAAGCGCGAGACGTCGCGCGGGTCGAGGGTGTTCTGGAGGATGCCCCCCTGGTCGCCCCGGCGCTTGTCACCGCCCGGCGCGGCGATGTCCAACTCCTTGCCGTAGGAGGAGTACGGCGCCAGCACACCGTCCGGCCCCACGGCCGACACCGCCACCGCGCCCGGGTACGCCGCGGGGAACTCCACCGTCGCACGCCCGCCATTGCCGGCCGCGGCCACCACGGTGACGCCCTTCTTGCGCGCGTACTCCACCGCGCTGGCCATCACCTGCGAGTACGCCCCGCCGCCCAGGGACAGGTTGATGACGTTCGCACCCTTGTCCGCCGCGAAGCGGATGGCGTCCGCGATGTCCGCCGTGTTCCCGCCACCGAAGTGGTTGAGCACCTTGACGGGCATCAGCGTCGCCTCGAAGGCCACTCCCGCCACGCCTTCGCCATTGTTGGTGGCCTGGGCGATGGTGCCCGCCACGTGCGTGCCGTGCCCGTGGTCGTCGTTGGCGTGCGCGTCGTCGTTGACGAAGTCGAAGCCCTTCACGAACTTCACGCCCTGGAGGTCCGGCGCCTGCTTGAAGTCGCCATGGTCCTCGTACGCAATGCCGGTGTCCAGCACCGCCACCACCACGCCCTTGCCCCGGTTGCGCTCCCAGGCCTTGGGCATGTCGATCATCCGCAGGTTCCACTGCTGCGCGAAGTGCGGGTCGTTCGGCGTGAAACTGGCGCGGACCTCCATCATCGGCTCGGCGGCCTCCACGGCCGGGTGCTGGCGGATGCGCTCGAGCACCCCGTCCACGTCGTCCACGCCCACCGCCACCGTGAGGGCCTCGTCGGCGCTCTCCACGGAGTTGAGCTCCAGGTCGACGCCCCAGTCGGCCTCCCAGGCGTCGAACTCCGCCTTCGTCGTGCCGTCCTTGAAGTCCACGACGATGGCGCCCGCCACCACGTCCCGCGCATCGAGCGCCCGCAGGTTCGCGGGGGGAGGCGTGTCCTGCTCACGAGAAGCGGACGCACAGGCGGCCGTCAGCGTCAGGGCCAGCGCCGCGCCACCCAGGGTCCATCGCACCTTCCGCATCAGGCCACTCCTTGAGAAACGAAACACGCGTCTGGAAGACCCCTACGAACGAACGTCACAACGATTGGGTCTGCACCGACAGTCTGGATGTCCCCTCTCCCTGCGTGCAAGGGTGGCAAGGAGGAGAAACGTGAAGAAGTACGATGGTTTGCGATACGACGGTCATCCGCCGGAGAGCCGCCGCAGCCAGGCCGCGACAGCTCGGCCGACCTGAGGAAGGTTCCGCTGGAAGGTAGGCCCGGCATCGTCGATGACCTCTAAATCGCCTCCCGTCCGAGCGACAGCGGCGGAGACGGCGGCCCGCGGCAGCCGGGTGTCCTCCTCCCCCTGTACCACCAGGAGCGGGCACGTCACCCGGGACAGGACTTCCGGCGCCACCAGGGCCGGGGCCACCAGACACAGGCCTCCCACGGCGGGGTGCTTCGCCTGGAGCGCCAGGGCCACCTGCGCGCCCCCGTGGAGTGACGCCACCGCCAGCGCGTTGGCCCCCGCGTTCTCCAGCAGCATCTGCATGGCGGCCTCCGCGTCCGCCAGCAGCTCCAGGTCCCGCCCCCGCTTGCCCTGGCTGGCCCCCACGCCCCGGTGATTGAACCGCAGCGTCGGAAAACCCGCGTTCGCCGCCGCCCAGACGAGCTCCGCCGCGATGACGTGGTCCATGCCGCCCCCTTCGTCCGGCCGGGGCGGAATCACGAGCAGCGGCGGCGCCCGGCTTCCCCGGTGCGTGGTGCCTTCCATGACCTCCGACCCCACCGGCACCAGCGTCGCGCGTTCGAGGAACTGACCTTTCTGGACCATGCCCCACCATAAACCCCTCCCCCCTCGCGCGGCCGCGCACACGCACCATCCGACAAGAACCCACACACGATTTCACATCGAATCTTCTCCAACCGGAAACTTCCTGCTGGATTCGAGGACAATGGGGAAACACCCCCAGATTCCGCAGGAGCCCCCACCCCATGACCACCATCCAGCGCGGACGGAACAGCATCGCGCAGACCTCCCTGAGCACCGCCGACCGCGTTCGTGGAAGTGGCTCGACCGCCACCAACACCGTGCAGCCTCCCGTGACGGGTGGCGCCGCTCAGCGGGGCGTCGTGGTGGATGGCTTCGACAGCCGCTCCGCGCAGACGCGCGCGGTGGGTGGCGTCTTCACCGCGCCCGCGGGCTCCAAGGACAAGGTCTTCGACGGCAAGCTGGTGGGCGCCGGCGGCCAGACGTTCGAACCGAATACGCCGCTCAACCAGGTCCCCGCCTTCGTTCCGGCGAACAACCCGAACGCCACGGCGACGGTCGTCTACGTCAACGGCATCAGCACCAACAAGGACGGTCAGGCGCGCGAGCTGCAGGCCCTCGCGAACAGCACCGGCATGCGCGCCATCGGCGTGCACAACGCCACGTCCGGAATGCTCGCCGACGTCATCCAGGCCGCGAAGGACAAGCTGAACAAGGGCAAGAACCCCGCGGTCGACTCGCTGTCGGACATCGTCTACTCCGAGCTGAAGGCGGGCCGAGACATCCACCTGATGGGCTACAGCCACGGCGGCCTCATCACCTCGCGCGCGCTGAAGGATGTCGGCAACCGGCTGCGCATCGAAGATGGGATGTCCAAGGCGCAGGTGGAGCAGCTGCTCAGCCGCGTCAACGTGGAGACCTTCGGCGCGGCGGCGACCACCTACCCGGACGGCCCCAACTACGTGCACTACGTCAACAACAAGGACGCCGTGCCTGTCATCTTCGGCCAGGGCAGCAAGGGCTGGACGCCGGGCGACCTGTTCCGCGACGCTGGCAAGGGCGCGCAGGTCCACCACTTCTCCGAGAAGGGCATGTTCAGCGGCGCCCACTCGCTGACGGAGACGTACCTGAACCACCGCGTCCCGTTCGAAGAGGGCCGCGCCGGCAACTTCTGAGTCACCCTCCCCTAACGGGAGACAGCGGAGGCCACGAGGTGATGAACCTCGTGGCCTCTTGCGTTTCAACCCGCGATTCGCGGCGGGCTACACGGACTGCAGCACGTAGAACTTGAGGTACTTCCCCTCCGGGAACTGCAAGCGCACCGGGTGGTCCGGCGGCTGATAGCGCTCCTCGACGAGCGCCAGGTCAACGCCCGCCTTGAACCCCGCCTCGCGCACCGCGCCCATGAAGTCGTCTGGGCTCACGCGCGCCGAGCACGACGCCGTCGCCAGCAGCCCACCCGGCCGGAGGATGGCGAGTGCCTGCCGGTTGAGGGAGGCGTACCCGTCAATGGCCGCCTGCACCGCGCGCTGGCTCTTCGCGAAGGCGGGCGGGTCCAGGATGATGAGGTCGAAGGTACGGCCCTCGTCCTTGAAGGACTGGATGATCTTGAAGACGTCCGCCGCCAGGAAGTCGTGCTTCTCCGCGGCAATGCCATTGCGCGTGAAGTTCTCCCGAGCCAGCGCGATGGCGTCCGGGTCCTGATCCACGGAGAAGACGCTGTTGGCCCCGCCCAGCGCCGCGTTGACGGAGAAGCCGCCGCTGAAGCTGAAGCAGTTGAGCACGTCGCGGCCCTTGCCCAGCCGCCGGATGAGGTAGCGGTTCTCCCGCTGATCCAGGAAGAACCCCGTCTTCTGCCCCTTCCAGGCGTCCACCAGGAAGGTGGCTCCGCGCTCGCGGATGGGAATCAGCTCTGGGGCCTCGTGGCCGTAGAGCATCTTCCCGGAGCCGCGTCCCTCGTCCTCGTCGACGTCGTCGCGGCCGACCTCATCACGGCCGATGATGCCCTTGAGCCCGGGCACGCCCGCCTTCAGCGCCTCGATGAGGAGCGGCCGGTACGGCGTGAGGCCCGCGGAGTACAGCTTCATCACCGCCCAGCCCGCGTACAGGTCCACCACCACGCCCGGCAGGCCGTCGCCCTCGCCATGAATCAGGCGGTAGCTGTCCGTGTCGGTGAGGTCGATGAGGGCCGTGCGCTCGGCCAGGGCCTGACGCACCCGCCGGGTGATGAAGCCCGCATCCACGGTGTCACGCGAGTCGCGCGTGAGCACCCGCACGGCGATGGCCGAGTGCGGGTCGTAATACCCGCGCGCCACGAACTTCCCGTTCTCCGTCAGGTCCACCACGCTGCCGGCCGGAATCTTCGGCACGTGCTCCAGCGCCTTGCGGAACACCCACGGGTGCCCCGCGCGCAGGTGGCGCCCCAGTCCACGCGCCAGCTCCAGCTTCACGACATTCACGGTGTCACTCCTCACGGGCCGCGCCGCGGCCCCTCCGGGCCAGGATGGCGCGAGCCAGTTCCTCGAAGCCCCGCCCCTCGGGCGCCCGGGTGATGAAAGCAGGTGGCGCCTCGATGCGGTCCAGGACGGCCCGCACGTTGGCCACGCCGACGCCCAGTCCAAAGGCGGCGAACATCGGGGCGTCGTTGAAAGAATCCCCCGCGTATACATAACGGCCGTCACGCGGGTCCAGCCGTTCGCCCCACGCCGTCCGCGCGAAGCGCCGCGTGGCGCTCAGCTTGTCGAAGCGGCCCAGCCAGCAGTTGATGTGGATCGACGAGCGCACGGCCGTCACGCCTCGCGCCACCAGCAGGGACTCGATGCGGTCCGCCCCCCCGTCCCCCAGGCGGGCCTCCTCGTTGTAGTCCACCGCCAGGTCCACTTCCGTGTACGCGCTGTCCATGGACAGCCGCGCGCCGGGCACCAGCTTGAGCACCCGGGCCACCTCGGACTGGAGCCGCCGCCGGTTCGCCCCCCGCTCCGCCGGCGCCTCCGCGTAGACCTTCCGCAGCCGGCCATGCGCGCCCTTCAGGAAGAACAGGCCACCGTTCTCCACGATGACGCCGTCCACGGGGAGCTGCCGCGCCCAGGCCTCTCCCCAGCCCGCCGGGCGGCCACTCACCAGCACCACGCGCAGACCCGCGGACGCCAGGCGCTCCAGCGCCCGCACCGTGTCCGAGCGCAGCTTGTGGCCCGTGGTCAGCGTGCCGTCCACGTCGGTGAAGACGCCCTCCACGCGGGACAGGTCGGCCTCGCGAAGCGGGCGCGGGACTCGCGCCTTCAGGAGCGCCTTCATCACATCACGTCCAGACCAGCGAGCAGGCCCTGGAAGGTGACGATGGTGGACCGCAGCTCATCGGGCGAGAGCTGGCCCACCTGGAGTTTGCGCGCCTTGCGCAGGAAGGCGTCCAGCTCCGTCGCGCGCCCGTAGAGGGACTGGCCGCTGCCGGCCGCCTCGGCCAGGGCCCGGGCCGCACCCACGGGGTCAGAGCCCACCAGCGACATGGCGCGCTCCAGCCGGACGCCGCACGACGCCCACACCTCGCGGTCATGGATGATGAGCAGCTGTCGCTGGTTCACCGCGGACAGGCCTTGGACGAAGGTGTCCAGGGCCTCCACCACCGTCACCAACTCCGCGCGGGAGGGGCTCGGGAGGATGGCCAGGCGGCCGACCTCGGCGCGCATCTCCACGATGTGCCGCTTGTCCTGCGCGCGCAGATTCCGGTAGGCGGCCGTGCGCCCGAAGGCGTCCATTTCCGTCTGGAGCTGCTGGGCATTCCACTGAACGTCCTGCGCCTCCGCATCGCGGACCTTCTTCAGGCGCGCGGTGAGGATGCGGCCCAGGTCGGCGGTGATGGCGCGGACCGTTACCGCGGCCTTCACCTCCGCCGCGTAGCCCGGCACCACCTGGGCCCGCGTTGCCTCGCCCAGGAGGCTCGCCGACTCGAACACCAGGTTGCTCATCTGCTCGCGGAACCGGGCGCGGATGCGCTGCACTTCCGCCAGCAGCGTCCACCGGTCGCTCATCACCGACGGGTTGCGCATGGCCTCGCCCAGTTGGGTGATGCCCTGGGCAATCTGGCTCATCGCCTCCTGGAGGATGCCGACGGGGGCCTGCGTGCTCGCGCCG
Above is a window of Myxococcus virescens DNA encoding:
- a CDS encoding type II CAAX endopeptidase family protein, which produces MEDAPPSDVAPPPPGPPSGTRLSTSPKWLAVVSAAFALGAFILVGGTVQLANPAFGIWFTELVVFLGLGWVMLRNAGWRPVLYTGLRPTPRAATVFGFLLGVANFFALVVPIQFLAQSVAPEWLTRMFDSSKLFADQTPLELAIILTGVSVAAPFCEEFFFRGIFQRGLTPPAPAPTTAPLIISAVVFSAFHLDPVGFLARTELGLLFGWLYLRTGSLWPAIGAHAANNLVSSVLFLSAKALGTDASEATSEATDPRLVLVLAAAGWAGVSALLTYARRQPGVWGPGARASDEEAKEPGPTPSLVRLMLPWVVGATVSLGLLVAVDSRGLALNFYDAQHPLPTLESPQAPALHAERKALSALRASARRGELPMEAYYEERERQIRAHRIQTGPGLKP
- a CDS encoding DUF5818 domain-containing protein, which gives rise to MKLTGRVVFRDIETGVWVLEGDDGTTYQLAGGDRKLKKDGQRIEAEGRVDGDTLTSAMVGPIFHVSTYRFV
- a CDS encoding S8 family serine peptidase encodes the protein MRKVRWTLGGAALALTLTAACASASREQDTPPPANLRALDARDVVAGAIVVDFKDGTTKAEFDAWEADWGVDLELNSVESADEALTVAVGVDDVDGVLERIRQHPAVEAAEPMMEVRASFTPNDPHFAQQWNLRMIDMPKAWERNRGKGVVVAVLDTGIAYEDHGDFKQAPDLQGVKFVKGFDFVNDDAHANDDHGHGTHVAGTIAQATNNGEGVAGVAFEATLMPVKVLNHFGGGNTADIADAIRFAADKGANVINLSLGGGAYSQVMASAVEYARKKGVTVVAAAGNGGRATVEFPAAYPGAVAVSAVGPDGVLAPYSSYGKELDIAAPGGDKRRGDQGGILQNTLDPRDVSRFVYASYQGTSMATPHVAAVAAMLYAAGAKGPDEVEQALYAGAKKSADQAWSEQYGHGLLNAEASLASLRGGGLAQWPPLYWALALLAFVLLTLRGRARPGYLNVLVRPAFLIPLLLSTVGAFFLRGWFGGAEGAAGDVVQVASLPLPDWERIIFGRGRTVNPLFYSALIPLLLSLPAIKWRGLRSAMGGLALGFAGFLAYTAWAGAPALAWLPFAFLAKPWLGFNTVICLVIARAMLQKEDA
- a CDS encoding alpha/beta hydrolase, whose amino-acid sequence is MVQKGQFLERATLVPVGSEVMEGTTHRGSRAPPLLVIPPRPDEGGGMDHVIAAELVWAAANAGFPTLRFNHRGVGASQGKRGRDLELLADAEAAMQMLLENAGANALAVASLHGGAQVALALQAKHPAVGGLCLVAPALVAPEVLSRVTCPLLVVQGEEDTRLPRAAVSAAVARTGGDLEVIDDAGPTFQRNLPQVGRAVAAWLRRLSGG
- a CDS encoding class I SAM-dependent rRNA methyltransferase, with translation MNVVKLELARGLGRHLRAGHPWVFRKALEHVPKIPAGSVVDLTENGKFVARGYYDPHSAIAVRVLTRDSRDTVDAGFITRRVRQALAERTALIDLTDTDSYRLIHGEGDGLPGVVVDLYAGWAVMKLYSAGLTPYRPLLIEALKAGVPGLKGIIGRDEVGRDDVDEDEGRGSGKMLYGHEAPELIPIRERGATFLVDAWKGQKTGFFLDQRENRYLIRRLGKGRDVLNCFSFSGGFSVNAALGGANSVFSVDQDPDAIALARENFTRNGIAAEKHDFLAADVFKIIQSFKDEGRTFDLIILDPPAFAKSQRAVQAAIDGYASLNRQALAILRPGGLLATASCSARVSPDDFMGAVREAGFKAGVDLALVEERYQPPDHPVRLQFPEGKYLKFYVLQSV
- a CDS encoding HAD-IIB family hydrolase, whose amino-acid sequence is MKALLKARVPRPLREADLSRVEGVFTDVDGTLTTGHKLRSDTVRALERLASAGLRVVLVSGRPAGWGEAWARQLPVDGVIVENGGLFFLKGAHGRLRKVYAEAPAERGANRRRLQSEVARVLKLVPGARLSMDSAYTEVDLAVDYNEEARLGDGGADRIESLLVARGVTAVRSSIHINCWLGRFDKLSATRRFARTAWGERLDPRDGRYVYAGDSFNDAPMFAAFGLGVGVANVRAVLDRIEAPPAFITRAPEGRGFEELARAILARRGRGAAREE